The Streptomyces sp. NBC_00576 genome contains the following window.
CGGTCCGGGTGCGGATCCACGTGTCGTCGGTGTCGAGCCGCCGCGCGAGGTGTTCGTTGGTCACCACGCGGGACGGCACCCATCCGGCCAGCCCGCACAGGACGGCGGCCGGTGGAGTGGAAGGACCGGCGGTGGTAGGGGACATGGGAGTTCTCCTGGCACGGCGGAGGACGGACCGGGCGGCCCGGGCGGCCCGGACGACTGATGGGCAACTGGAGGAAGGTGGAGGGCGCGCTCAGGGACCGGTGGTCCGGCGGCTGACGAGCAGTGCGAGCGCGCCGCAGCCGATGCCGGCCGCGATCGCGAAGAGGGCGGTACGGATGCCGTCGAGGAGCCCGGGGCCGGAGGCGTTCTGCCCGACCCCGCCGGCGAGGGCGACCAGCACGGCGAGGCCCACCGCGCCGCCCACCTGCAGGGATGTCGACGCCATCCCTGAGGCGACGCCCTGGTCGCCGGGGGCCACTCCGGCGGACGCGGCGATCCACATCCCCGTCCACGCGGCGCCCTGACCGAGGCCCAGCAGCACGATCCCCGGCAACAGCACCGGGTACGAGCCGGCCGAGGTGAGCCCCAGACCGAGCAGCGTGGCTCCGGCGGCGCCCAGCACCATGCCGCCCACGAGCATCCGGCGTACCCCGAAGGCGGACACGGCCCGTTCGCCGGCCTGTGTACCGACGGCCACGACCACGGCAGGCACAAGGAACGCGAGCCCGGTCGCGACGGCGCTGTAACCGTGGACGGTCTGGAAGTAGAGGGTCAGGAAGTACGGCACCGAACTGAACGTGGCGCTGAACAGGGCGGTCACCGCCATGGCCACCAGCAGCCCGCGGTGGGCGAACATCCGGGCCGGGACGAGTGGTTCACGGGATCGCCGTTCCACGACGGCGAAGACCGTCAGCAGACAGCCGGAGAGCGCCGCGCTCGTGAGGGTCGCCGGTGTGTCCCAGCCCTCCGCCGGGGCCTGCACCAGCACGAACACCAGAAGGGTGACTCCGCCCGTCGCAGCCAGGGCACCTGTCACGTCGAAGCGCCGCGAGCGGTCCCAGGGCCCGTCCGCGGGGAAGAGCAGCCATCCGGCCACCGCGAGGGCTCCCGCGATGGGCACGTTGACGAAGAACACCGACGGCCAGCCGAACGCCTCGACCAGGACCCCGCCCAGCAGGGACCCGAAGCAGAGTCCGCCGGCTCCGGCCGCGCCCCACACCGCCAGGGCCCGGTTCCGTTGCGGTCCCTCGTCGTACAGGGTGTTGATCAGGGACAGTGTCGCAGGGAACAGCAGGGACCCGCCGATGCCCTGGACCGCCCGGACGGCGACCAGGACGCCGGGTGTCTGCGAGAGTCCGCCCACGAGGGACGACCCCGCGTACAGCAGCGCCGCGAGGACGAACATCCGGCGCCGCCCGAGCAGGTCCGCGGCCCGGCCACCGAGCAGCAGGAAACCGCCGGTGGCCACGACATAGGCGCTCACCACCCACT
Protein-coding sequences here:
- a CDS encoding MFS transporter; its protein translation is MSLLVLASGQLVISLDYNIVYVALPDIGAGLGFSDHDLQWVVSAYVVATGGFLLLGGRAADLLGRRRMFVLAALLYAGSSLVGGLSQTPGVLVAVRAVQGIGGSLLFPATLSLINTLYDEGPQRNRALAVWGAAGAGGLCFGSLLGGVLVEAFGWPSVFFVNVPIAGALAVAGWLLFPADGPWDRSRRFDVTGALAATGGVTLLVFVLVQAPAEGWDTPATLTSAALSGCLLTVFAVVERRSREPLVPARMFAHRGLLVAMAVTALFSATFSSVPYFLTLYFQTVHGYSAVATGLAFLVPAVVVAVGTQAGERAVSAFGVRRMLVGGMVLGAAGATLLGLGLTSAGSYPVLLPGIVLLGLGQGAAWTGMWIAASAGVAPGDQGVASGMASTSLQVGGAVGLAVLVALAGGVGQNASGPGLLDGIRTALFAIAAGIGCGALALLVSRRTTGP